Proteins encoded in a region of the Pseudomonas denitrificans (nom. rej.) genome:
- a CDS encoding cell wall hydrolase: MCRLLPLLLLTLWAPSSFAASISTSTDEKAQAAVNKAEVLEQQVAHPATAVTSPAPISKSEVKALDPAGKAPLDDAITCLSRTIYWEAKGGGKADMEAVANVVLNRMGHGGFPDTVCGVVKQGQAQKHCQFSWWCDGRSDQVEEKNRYDIAKEIARRALNQQLSDRTRGAMYFHDRHASPGWAKEYIRTAETDEFVFYKPRGGDAR; encoded by the coding sequence ATGTGCCGCCTTCTTCCGTTGTTGCTGCTCACCCTGTGGGCGCCCTCTTCCTTCGCCGCCTCCATCAGCACCTCCACCGACGAGAAAGCCCAGGCCGCGGTGAACAAGGCCGAAGTGCTGGAACAGCAGGTCGCCCACCCGGCGACGGCAGTAACCAGCCCGGCGCCCATCAGCAAATCCGAGGTCAAGGCGCTGGACCCGGCCGGCAAGGCGCCGCTGGACGACGCCATCACCTGCCTGTCGCGGACCATCTACTGGGAAGCCAAGGGCGGCGGCAAGGCGGACATGGAGGCAGTGGCCAATGTGGTGCTCAACCGCATGGGCCATGGGGGCTTCCCCGACACCGTGTGCGGCGTGGTCAAGCAGGGCCAGGCGCAGAAGCACTGCCAGTTCTCCTGGTGGTGCGACGGCCGATCCGACCAGGTGGAAGAGAAGAACCGCTACGACATCGCCAAGGAAATTGCCCGCCGGGCCCTGAACCAGCAGCTCAGCGACCGCACGCGCGGCGCCATGTACTTCCACGACCGCCACGCCTCGCCTGGATGGGCGAAGGAATACATCCGCACGGCAGAGACCGACGAGTTCGTCTTCTACAAGCCGCGCGGCGGTGATGCGCGCTAG